ATTTTCGGGACATATGGGATGTAAGATCAATAAAGAAGAACCCGAAGTCATCTGCCAATCCCTCAAGGATATTGTTGTAATTGGTAAAAATAGTTTGCAAATCTTCCTGTGGTGGAAGTAAATTTCCAAACCTTATATGCGCATAATTTCTCAGCACGGTTGTCATTTCCATAGCAAAGACTTGATCATCATTTATATTCCTTTATGAAAATCTTAAGTGAATAGTAGATTTAACAAGTATTTGTGTGTAGACGAGAAGAATGTCGAAAGAGCGATGTTCTTTTATATCTTTCTTCCACTCCAGATATAAATAACCTTGCCAAGGATGGTAATTTCCGGCTGTCTGTTCGGCTGTATTGTCTCCTTGCCATAAGCAGGGTTGTCGCTGATGAGTTCTATTGTGTCTTCTGAGAGCTTCCTGATTCTTTTAATAAGGATTGTATCTCCTCTGCGTAAAATATATATTCCCTCGGTTATGATCCTGGTGATACTCTTATCTACAATAAGGAGTGAATCATGTTTGATCGTTGGTTCCATAGAGTCTGATTCAGCACTGAGAATAAATAGATTGTCTGGGGTTGATCTGAGTTCTCTTCGCAACCAGTCTTTTCGGAACATTAGATCTGCGCCTATTTTATCGTTATTAACAAACTTTTCATGT
This DNA window, taken from Candidatus Scalindua japonica, encodes the following:
- a CDS encoding LexA family transcriptional regulator, which produces MDILKNLDKFIKKQHLKKCEFAKKISLSNSYVSEILSGKRNISIKFKKGFQSEYGFPIEELPQRVEIPPEINPDGENQDNAIYCKLPLFNIKASAGHEKFVNNDKIGADLMFRKDWLRRELRSTPDNLFILSAESDSMEPTIKHDSLLIVDKSITRIITEGIYILRRGDTILIKRIRKLSEDTIELISDNPAYGKETIQPNRQPEITILGKVIYIWSGRKI